A single window of Arcobacter venerupis DNA harbors:
- a CDS encoding iron-containing alcohol dehydrogenase, which produces MNYTYFNPTAIEFGTGKIKSIVNYIDKKLKVLVVYGGGSIKKNGVYDQVKIALDGYTWLEFSGIEPNPSYETLNKAVKIIKDEKIDFVLAVGGGSVIDGSKYLVAAALYDGDGWDFLDGSKQVEKALPLGAILTLPATGSESNTTAVISRVSTNEKRYFGSPLVYPKFAVLDPSVMSTLDDRQLANGLVDAFVHTCEQFLTYPNTSLLHDGYALTILKGLKTLAVDWKNRKELVWQENLMLLANQALNGFIGSGVSQDWATHMIGHELTAFYGLDHARSLAVVQPQLIRVMMEEKKEKFELMGREVFGVLHNKEIVLEALEYMYQSIGVTTNLNEYDIDDKVVENITSALKKHGMTNIGENGTVTLEKVAQILNMAMK; this is translated from the coding sequence ATGAATTATACATATTTTAATCCAACTGCAATAGAGTTTGGAACAGGCAAAATAAAATCAATTGTTAATTACATTGATAAAAAACTAAAAGTGTTAGTTGTTTATGGTGGTGGAAGTATTAAAAAAAATGGAGTTTATGATCAAGTAAAAATAGCACTTGATGGTTACACTTGGTTAGAGTTTAGTGGAATTGAACCAAATCCATCTTATGAAACTTTAAACAAAGCCGTAAAAATTATAAAAGATGAAAAGATTGATTTTGTTTTAGCTGTTGGTGGGGGTTCTGTTATTGATGGAAGCAAATATTTAGTTGCCGCTGCACTTTATGATGGTGATGGTTGGGATTTTTTAGATGGTTCAAAACAAGTTGAGAAAGCTCTTCCTTTAGGTGCTATTTTAACTCTTCCCGCAACAGGAAGTGAGTCAAATACAACTGCTGTAATTTCAAGGGTTTCAACAAATGAAAAAAGATATTTTGGCTCACCATTGGTTTATCCAAAATTTGCAGTTTTAGACCCAAGTGTTATGAGTACATTAGATGATAGACAACTAGCAAATGGTTTAGTTGATGCTTTTGTTCATACATGTGAGCAATTCTTAACATATCCAAATACTTCGCTTTTACATGATGGTTATGCGCTAACTATTTTAAAAGGTTTAAAAACACTTGCAGTTGATTGGAAAAATAGAAAAGAGCTAGTATGGCAAGAAAACTTAATGTTATTGGCAAATCAAGCTTTAAATGGCTTCATAGGTTCAGGAGTTTCACAAGATTGGGCAACTCATATGATTGGACATGAATTAACAGCATTTTATGGACTTGATCATGCAAGAAGTTTAGCAGTTGTTCAACCACAACTAATTAGAGTTATGATGGAAGAGAAAAAAGAGAAATTTGAGTTAATGGGAAGAGAAGTTTTTGGAGTTCTTCACAATAAAGAGATAGTTCTTGAAGCGTTAGAATATATGTATCAAAGTATTGGTGTTACTACAAATTTAAATGAATATGATATTGATGATAAAGTTGTAGAAAATATTACATCAGCACTTAAAAAACATGGAATGACAAATATTGGTGAAAATGGAACTGTAACTTTAGAAAAAGTTGCACAAATTTTAAATATGGCTATGAAATAG
- a CDS encoding tRNA (5-methylaminomethyl-2-thiouridine)(34)-methyltransferase MnmD — MQDNINSIVATKDGSNTLFSQKYNQHYHNPDDGAINEALSKHIIPTFTFHKNKKELFILDICFGIGYNTFSTIYYILQNNLDVKLNFYSPELDGNLVKSLENFEFPKEFENIKHIIKAVAQTCKYEDEKIKIEVFIGNARDYIKNLKPNSFDIIYQDAFSSDVNFELWTKEYFDDIYRLCKNDCVMSSYAIATPIRLSMYEAGFFIYENRPVKRKITLAFKQKQDLIEKYVDMELKKQRNKEAVALHDK; from the coding sequence TTGCAAGATAACATAAACTCAATTGTTGCCACCAAAGATGGCTCAAATACTCTATTTTCTCAAAAATACAATCAACACTATCACAATCCTGATGATGGAGCTATAAACGAAGCTTTGAGCAAACATATAATCCCAACTTTCACATTTCACAAAAACAAAAAAGAGCTTTTTATTTTGGATATTTGTTTTGGTATTGGATATAACACTTTTTCAACTATTTATTATATTTTACAAAACAATCTTGATGTGAAACTCAACTTTTATTCTCCAGAACTTGATGGAAATTTAGTAAAATCTCTTGAAAATTTTGAGTTTCCAAAAGAGTTTGAGAATATTAAACATATTATAAAAGCAGTTGCACAAACTTGCAAATATGAAGATGAAAAAATCAAAATAGAAGTTTTTATTGGAAATGCAAGAGATTATATAAAAAACCTAAAACCAAATAGTTTTGACATAATCTATCAAGATGCTTTTTCAAGTGATGTGAATTTTGAGCTTTGGACAAAAGAGTATTTTGATGATATTTACAGACTTTGCAAAAATGATTGTGTTATGAGTTCATATGCAATTGCAACACCAATTAGACTTTCTATGTATGAAGCTGGATTTTTTATTTATGAAAACAGACCAGTTAAGCGGAAAATCACTTTAGCCTTTAAACAAAAACAAGATTTGATTGAAAAATATGTGGATATGGAACTAAAAAAACAAAGGAATAAAGAAGCAGTTGCTTTGCATGATAAGTAG
- a CDS encoding cysteine hydrolase family protein: MENTALILIDLQNDYFGSFEGAKWQLYETELAAANALKLLNKFREKNMKIVHVRHEFDMENAPFFAPNSQGAKIHNTLTPKENESQVLKHEVNSFKGTNLKEILDDSNITNVIIVGAMSFMCVDSVTRAASDFGYNCFVAHDACTTKDLEFNGIKIPAPMAHAAFMAGLEFAFAKVHTTNEILELL; the protein is encoded by the coding sequence ATGGAAAATACAGCATTGATATTAATAGATTTACAAAATGATTATTTTGGAAGCTTTGAGGGTGCAAAGTGGCAACTATATGAAACTGAACTTGCAGCTGCAAATGCTTTGAAATTATTAAATAAATTTAGAGAAAAAAACATGAAAATAGTTCATGTAAGACATGAGTTTGATATGGAAAATGCACCATTTTTTGCTCCAAACTCACAAGGTGCAAAAATTCACAATACATTAACTCCAAAAGAAAATGAGTCACAAGTTTTAAAACATGAAGTAAATTCATTTAAAGGCACTAACTTAAAAGAGATTCTAGATGATTCTAATATTACAAATGTTATTATTGTAGGAGCTATGTCATTTATGTGTGTCGATTCAGTAACTAGAGCAGCTAGTGATTTTGGTTATAACTGCTTTGTTGCTCATGATGCTTGTACCACAAAAGATTTGGAATTTAACGGTATCAAAATTCCGGCACCTATGGCTCATGCTGCATTTATGGCGGGACTTGAATTTGCTTTTGCAAAAGTTCACACAACAAATGAGATTTTAGAATTATTATAA
- the luxS gene encoding S-ribosylhomocysteine lyase translates to MPLLDSFKVDHTIMPAPAVRVAKTMKSPSGDIITVFDLRFCVPNQSMMSEKGIHTLEHLFAGFIRNHLNSPTVEIIDVSPMGCRTGFYMSLLGNPDEKTVGAAWRAAMEDVLAVEKQDDIPELNIFQCGTCAMHSLEEAKEIARDILKSDIGVMSNEELYLSDEKLNSLGN, encoded by the coding sequence ATGCCATTATTAGATAGCTTTAAAGTTGACCACACTATTATGCCAGCACCAGCTGTAAGAGTTGCAAAAACTATGAAATCACCATCGGGAGATATTATCACTGTTTTTGATTTAAGATTTTGCGTACCAAATCAATCAATGATGAGTGAAAAAGGTATCCACACTTTAGAACACCTTTTTGCAGGATTCATTAGAAATCACCTAAATTCGCCAACAGTAGAAATCATTGACGTTTCACCAATGGGTTGTAGAACTGGTTTTTATATGAGTTTACTTGGAAATCCAGATGAAAAAACTGTTGGAGCTGCGTGGAGAGCTGCTATGGAAGATGTACTTGCTGTTGAAAAACAAGATGATATTCCAGAATTAAATATTTTCCAATGTGGAACTTGTGCTATGCATTCACTTGAAGAAGCAAAAGAAATAGCTCGTGATATTTTAAAATCTGATATTGGTGTTATGTCAAATGAAGAGTTATACCTTTCAGATGAAAAACTAAACTCTTTAGGAAACTAA
- a CDS encoding AAA family ATPase, with amino-acid sequence MNNILTMISNKIIAKEFLMELVYLWVEDYKNIHKQGFDFSPRFRCEYDEKTNELTINENKDYVSIFPDNINITAIVGENGSGKSSLIAEIINKIIFNTKIEYQRKAPLICFLNDKKDEIYIYSHLINEISKVNSKFNFKITHLNNENIASEVDKEYKSPEYAPMMKISKKFKDEYYRSFFYLYNNSLEKDSNYHHIYEYNEELLFYSEINKSADMINIQKESDKTLSYLITLLYNQDRIPKQIKNFYLPTKLFLDREILGLYFRGKYEEEELKYHTLLKNDYNEKDIVKLETMLYLRYFIKSFDVLHQESMKEEIEELFENINIVESYNEICTILESMANKYIRNIQYIKEQIRYDDNKHNDSSVKDLNELEKIFQLIVDIDKFVLLIKEMNNNSDPDYEMNIELLNEEEAIKLKELPSYLKVNFANKNGRFFDEISSGEYNLLKLLLSIENIIHLRKEKTDTLYILLDEIENTFHPDWQKRILNWLIEFVKYFNMQINIIISTHSPFILSDIPKENIIFLEKGKQVYPFDDEKQTFGANIHTLLSHGFFMKDGLMGEFAKDKINQVYNFIEQKDTNFIKTKEEAQNIINLIGEPMLRKELQFLYDEKFEVDDIDKQIREYEEAIEKLKSKKKKND; translated from the coding sequence TTGAATAACATTTTAACTATGATTAGTAATAAAATAATAGCAAAAGAGTTTTTAATGGAATTGGTTTATTTGTGGGTTGAGGATTATAAAAATATACATAAACAAGGGTTTGATTTTTCGCCTAGATTTAGGTGTGAATATGATGAAAAAACTAATGAACTTACTATTAATGAGAATAAAGATTATGTAAGTATTTTTCCTGATAATATAAATATTACTGCTATTGTTGGAGAGAATGGGAGTGGGAAGAGTAGCCTAATTGCTGAAATTATTAATAAAATAATATTTAATACAAAAATTGAATATCAAAGAAAAGCTCCTTTGATATGTTTTTTAAATGATAAAAAAGATGAAATTTATATTTATTCTCATTTGATTAATGAGATATCAAAAGTTAATAGTAAATTTAATTTTAAAATAACACACCTAAATAATGAGAACATAGCTAGTGAAGTGGATAAAGAGTACAAAAGTCCAGAATATGCACCTATGATGAAGATTTCAAAAAAGTTTAAAGACGAATATTATAGAAGTTTTTTTTATTTATATAATAATAGTTTAGAGAAAGACTCAAATTATCATCATATATATGAATATAATGAGGAATTGTTATTCTACTCAGAAATAAATAAATCAGCAGATATGATTAATATACAAAAAGAGAGTGATAAAACTCTTTCATATTTAATTACATTACTTTATAACCAAGATAGAATTCCTAAACAAATAAAAAATTTTTATCTTCCTACAAAATTATTTTTAGATAGAGAAATTTTAGGATTATATTTTAGAGGTAAATATGAAGAGGAAGAATTAAAATATCACACTCTTTTAAAAAATGATTATAATGAGAAAGATATTGTGAAGTTAGAAACAATGCTTTATTTAAGATATTTTATAAAATCATTTGATGTTCTTCATCAAGAATCTATGAAAGAAGAAATTGAAGAACTATTTGAAAATATAAACATTGTAGAATCATATAATGAAATTTGCACTATCTTGGAATCTATGGCAAATAAGTACATTAGAAATATTCAATATATAAAAGAACAGATAAGATATGACGACAATAAGCATAATGACTCCTCTGTAAAAGATTTGAATGAATTAGAAAAAATATTTCAATTAATAGTAGATATTGATAAATTTGTTTTATTAATAAAAGAAATGAATAATAATTCTGACCCTGATTATGAAATGAATATTGAATTATTAAATGAAGAAGAAGCTATAAAATTAAAAGAATTACCATCTTATTTAAAAGTTAATTTTGCTAATAAAAATGGAAGATTTTTTGATGAAATAAGTAGTGGTGAATATAATTTATTGAAATTGCTTTTATCAATAGAAAATATTATTCACCTAAGGAAAGAAAAAACAGATACTTTATATATTTTACTAGATGAGATTGAAAATACATTTCATCCTGATTGGCAAAAAAGAATTTTAAATTGGTTGATAGAATTCGTAAAGTATTTTAATATGCAAATTAATATTATTATATCTACGCACTCACCATTTATCCTCTCAGACATACCAAAAGAAAACATAATATTTCTAGAAAAAGGAAAACAAGTTTATCCTTTTGATGATGAAAAACAAACTTTTGGAGCAAATATACACACCTTACTTTCCCATGGTTTTTTTATGAAAGACGGACTTATGGGTGAGTTTGCGAAAGATAAAATAAATCAAGTTTATAATTTTATTGAACAAAAAGATACAAATTTTATAAAAACAAAAGAAGAAGCTCAAAATATAATTAATCTTATTGGCGAACCAATGCTTAGAAAAGAACTTCAATTTTTATATGATGAAAAATTTGAAGTTGATGATATAGATAAGCAAATAAGAGAGTATGAAGAAGCTATTGAAAAACTCAAATCAAAAAAGAAAAAAAATGATTAA
- a CDS encoding ABC transporter permease, with protein sequence MMKFRRFKALFIKESYQIIRDPSSILIAVVLPLILLFLMGYAISLDSKNIPVGVVVEQSSKYSMSFLNAFRMSNSFDVQVGNNRMDFEDKLQEGTIRAIIVIPSTFAKDLETQNTKIQVLADGSEPNIAGFVQKYTNGVWSNWLIQEGFAEKSTSSSLDIQTRYWFNAPLLSSYFLLPGSIAIILTLIGTLLTALVVAREWERGTMEAIMSTPITITELLLGKVLPYFVLAMISMFICVCIAIFWFEIPFRGSVFLLVLTSALYLIPALGLGLLISTLAKNQFVAAQAALLVGFLPAFLLSGFIFQISSMPVWLQYLTHIIPARYFIEILQCIFLSGDIYEVILPNVIAMLVVGIVIFSIIFKITRKRLD encoded by the coding sequence ATGATGAAATTTAGAAGATTCAAAGCTTTATTTATAAAAGAGAGCTACCAAATCATAAGAGATCCAAGCTCAATATTAATAGCTGTAGTTTTACCTTTGATTTTACTTTTTTTGATGGGATATGCAATTTCACTTGACTCAAAAAATATTCCTGTTGGTGTGGTAGTGGAACAATCTTCAAAATACTCTATGAGTTTTTTGAATGCCTTTAGAATGTCAAATAGTTTTGATGTACAAGTAGGAAATAATCGAATGGATTTTGAAGATAAACTTCAAGAAGGAACTATTCGTGCCATAATAGTTATTCCCTCAACATTTGCCAAAGATTTAGAGACACAAAATACAAAAATTCAAGTCCTAGCAGATGGAAGTGAACCAAACATCGCAGGTTTTGTTCAAAAATACACAAATGGAGTTTGGAGTAACTGGCTTATTCAAGAGGGATTTGCTGAAAAATCAACAAGTTCATCTTTGGATATTCAAACTAGATATTGGTTTAATGCTCCACTTCTTAGCTCATATTTTTTATTACCAGGTTCAATTGCTATTATTCTAACTCTAATTGGTACTCTGTTAACAGCTTTAGTAGTTGCCCGAGAATGGGAAAGAGGAACGATGGAAGCCATCATGTCCACACCAATCACAATCACTGAGCTACTTTTAGGAAAAGTTTTGCCCTACTTTGTACTTGCTATGATTTCCATGTTTATTTGTGTTTGTATTGCTATATTTTGGTTTGAGATACCATTTAGGGGTTCTGTTTTTTTACTTGTTCTTACCTCAGCTTTGTATTTGATTCCCGCACTAGGACTTGGGCTTTTGATTTCAACACTTGCAAAAAATCAGTTTGTGGCAGCTCAAGCTGCACTATTAGTTGGATTTTTACCTGCTTTTTTGTTATCTGGTTTTATTTTTCAAATCAGCAGTATGCCAGTATGGCTTCAATATTTAACCCACATTATTCCAGCTAGATATTTTATAGAGATTTTGCAATGTATATTTCTAAGTGGTGATATTTATGAAGTTATTCTTCCAAATGTTATTGCCATGTTAGTGGTGGGAATTGTTATCTTTTCTATTATATTTAAAATCACAAGAAAAAGGTTGGACTAA
- a CDS encoding response regulator transcription factor has product MELSDLSVLYIMDNQDKVENLFSLLCNTVNKVTCTSTILESKQQYIKQSPCLIIIDSDFKNREIIDFLIEIRCDDIKTAFIVLSNNKDNQYLTELLELYITKYIIKPFGDTILIEALNKCMEIIERRIYSNFKLANGIFFNFQTQSIIKNDESYILNKKESLLINLLIQNQGRIITYEEIEYHIWNNECTQAALKSLIRDLRKKTFKNIIKNYSGIGYKLELKNIHH; this is encoded by the coding sequence ATGGAATTAAGTGATTTATCTGTACTTTATATCATGGATAATCAAGACAAAGTTGAGAATCTTTTTTCTCTTCTTTGTAACACTGTAAATAAAGTAACTTGTACTTCAACAATACTTGAATCAAAACAACAATACATCAAACAATCCCCTTGTTTAATCATAATTGATAGTGATTTTAAAAATAGAGAAATTATTGATTTTTTAATTGAGATTAGATGTGATGATATAAAAACTGCCTTTATAGTTTTATCAAATAACAAAGATAATCAATACCTAACCGAACTACTTGAACTTTACATCACAAAATATATCATAAAACCTTTTGGTGATACTATTTTAATTGAGGCTTTAAACAAATGTATGGAAATTATAGAAAGAAGAATATACAGTAATTTCAAACTTGCAAATGGAATCTTTTTCAACTTTCAAACTCAAAGTATTATAAAAAATGATGAATCATATATCTTAAATAAAAAAGAGAGTTTATTAATAAACTTACTTATTCAAAATCAAGGAAGAATAATCACTTACGAAGAAATTGAATATCATATTTGGAATAATGAATGTACCCAAGCTGCTCTAAAATCCCTAATAAGAGATTTAAGAAAAAAGACTTTTAAAAATATTATAAAAAACTACTCAGGAATTGGATACAAACTAGAACTTAAAAATATTCATCATTAA
- a CDS encoding ABC transporter substrate-binding protein — protein MKRIIFIFILNTFLLSFLNASNLQKTSVQLMWFDQFEFAGFYTALEKGFYKDYGLDVELKKYTDSTDVTKEVLEKKADFGINSSSLLLDISQNKDIILLGSIFQSSPVILLTLKKFGINHLQDIKNKTIMMTEEEKKFATLQSMLISKGLSLNDINIINNSFDINDLINRKTDLILAFSTNEPLLLQERGYEYNMFQPKDYGFDFYEDIIFTTNEFATENPKLVHNFYEATIKGFEYAFNNIDEIVKLIYDKYNSQNKSLESLTFEANEMKKLIFDKNGKIGTITQEKMNLIINTYKVMGLLKKDIHSKDFIYNKDINSEFLLNKSEKDYLLKKKVITMCVDPNWMPFEKIEKNKHIGIAADYIELIKQKINTPITLIPTKTWTESLELGQKKVCDIFSLVRTTPQREKYLNFSVPYISAPLVIATNMNAAFIDNISQIKDKKLAIVSNYAVGDILKVKYPNIDFIDVENVQEGLNLVQRGKVFGFIGTLPTVGYNIQNYYTGQLKISGKLDEVWNLGIGSRNDEPILNDIFNKAITDISITEKQEILNKWISVNYQKEFNYYYLYTILTILAIIIFIGILFYRHYLLKKLNIKLNKRIKEEIKKNEEKNRILIQQSRMASMGEMLENIAHQWRQPLSTISVAASGMEIKKEFSTLSDEEFYEAINHIKKSTLYLSNTIDDFRSFFSKEKNLKNTDINIAIEKALELMGSTFIKNRIQLIKNIQNITILSLENELIQVLMNIFVNAKDALRHTIGNDKYIIIDIYRKEENLIIQIKDSGGGIKDDIIDKIFEPYFTTKHKFRGTGIGLYMSKLLVEKHLKGTLSAKNVEFTFMDSIHKGALFEIVLPIS, from the coding sequence TTGAAAAGAATAATATTTATTTTCATATTAAACACATTTTTACTCTCTTTTTTAAATGCTTCAAATTTACAAAAAACATCAGTTCAGTTAATGTGGTTTGACCAATTCGAGTTTGCTGGATTTTATACAGCACTTGAAAAGGGTTTTTACAAAGATTATGGGCTAGATGTTGAACTAAAGAAATATACTGATTCAACAGATGTTACAAAAGAAGTTTTAGAAAAAAAAGCTGATTTTGGAATAAACTCAAGTTCTTTACTTCTTGATATTTCTCAAAATAAAGATATTATTTTACTTGGTTCTATTTTCCAATCTTCTCCTGTAATATTACTTACTTTAAAAAAGTTTGGGATTAATCATCTTCAAGATATAAAAAATAAAACAATTATGATGACGGAAGAAGAAAAAAAATTTGCTACTTTACAATCAATGCTTATTAGTAAAGGTTTATCTCTCAATGATATAAATATAATCAATAATTCTTTTGATATAAATGACTTAATAAATAGAAAAACTGATTTAATACTTGCATTTTCAACGAATGAACCTCTTTTATTACAAGAAAGAGGTTATGAATATAATATGTTTCAGCCTAAAGATTATGGATTCGATTTTTATGAAGATATTATTTTTACAACAAATGAATTTGCTACAGAAAATCCAAAACTTGTACATAACTTTTATGAAGCAACTATTAAAGGCTTTGAATATGCTTTTAATAACATTGATGAAATTGTAAAACTAATTTATGATAAATATAATTCTCAAAATAAAAGTTTAGAAAGTTTAACTTTTGAAGCGAATGAGATGAAAAAACTTATTTTTGATAAGAATGGTAAAATTGGAACAATTACCCAAGAAAAGATGAATCTAATTATAAATACATACAAAGTAATGGGCTTACTAAAAAAAGATATTCATAGTAAAGATTTTATTTATAATAAAGATATAAATAGTGAATTCCTCTTAAATAAAAGTGAAAAAGATTATCTTTTAAAAAAGAAAGTTATTACAATGTGTGTTGATCCAAACTGGATGCCATTTGAAAAAATTGAAAAGAATAAACATATTGGAATTGCAGCTGATTATATAGAATTAATAAAACAAAAGATAAATACTCCAATAACTTTAATTCCTACAAAAACATGGACTGAATCTTTAGAATTAGGACAAAAAAAAGTTTGTGATATATTTTCACTTGTAAGAACAACACCTCAAAGAGAAAAATATCTAAACTTCTCAGTACCATATATTAGTGCTCCTTTAGTTATTGCCACTAATATGAATGCTGCTTTTATTGATAATATTTCACAAATAAAAGATAAAAAACTGGCAATAGTTAGTAACTACGCTGTTGGAGATATATTAAAAGTTAAATATCCTAATATTGATTTTATAGATGTTGAAAATGTACAAGAAGGGTTAAACCTTGTTCAAAGAGGTAAAGTTTTTGGCTTTATAGGAACTCTCCCAACGGTGGGCTACAATATACAAAATTATTATACAGGTCAATTAAAAATATCAGGAAAACTTGATGAAGTCTGGAATTTAGGAATTGGGTCAAGAAATGATGAACCAATTTTAAACGATATATTTAATAAAGCTATTACTGATATTTCCATAACTGAAAAACAAGAAATTTTAAATAAATGGATTTCAGTTAATTATCAAAAAGAGTTTAACTATTATTATTTATACACCATATTAACTATTTTAGCAATTATTATTTTTATTGGTATTTTATTTTATAGACACTATTTATTAAAAAAATTAAATATAAAGTTAAATAAAAGAATTAAAGAAGAAATAAAAAAGAATGAAGAAAAAAACAGAATTTTAATACAACAATCAAGAATGGCTTCAATGGGAGAAATGCTTGAAAATATTGCTCACCAATGGAGACAACCCTTATCAACAATTAGTGTTGCCGCATCTGGAATGGAGATAAAAAAAGAGTTTAGTACTTTAAGTGATGAAGAATTTTATGAAGCAATTAATCATATAAAAAAATCAACATTATATTTATCAAATACTATTGATGATTTTAGAAGTTTTTTTAGCAAAGAGAAAAATCTAAAAAATACGGATATAAATATTGCTATTGAAAAAGCTTTGGAATTAATGGGAAGTACTTTTATAAAAAATAGAATTCAATTAATAAAGAATATTCAAAATATCACTATATTATCCCTTGAAAATGAACTAATTCAAGTTTTAATGAATATTTTTGTAAATGCAAAAGATGCACTAAGGCACACAATTGGAAATGATAAATACATCATTATTGATATTTATAGAAAAGAAGAAAACTTAATTATTCAAATAAAAGATAGTGGTGGTGGAATAAAAGATGATATTATTGATAAGATATTTGAACCATATTTTACAACTAAACATAAATTTAGAGGTACGGGAATTGGTCTGTATATGAGTAAACTTTTAGTTGAAAAGCATTTAAAAGGAACACTAAGCGCTAAAAATGTAGAGTTTACCTTTATGGATTCAATCCATAAAGGTGCTTTATTTGAGATAGTTTTACCTATTTCATAG
- a CDS encoding ABC transporter permease — MVWIFQLLALMKKEFLAIWSDKKSRTIIIIPPLMQLFLFSFAVTLEVKNIDIAVLDRDNSVKSQEIIRNLSYSNSFTNIYRLDSQEQLKEYIDTQKVLLAISIPQNFAQKIAKDEDVTIQIIGDGRKSNSAQIAQSYVQLAISKVVNNQSIANTIINRNLYNPNLDNFWWILPNLMGSLSMLIALLLTALSVARERELGTFEQLLVAPLSSTLLIIGKTIPPLLISAVEAIIIYLVAITYFEVPFVGSMLILFLGLLAFLFSIVGLGLFISSISSTQQQGILGAFVLMVPYILMSGFATPVENMPQWLIPFTDIISLKYFLILLKGVFLKDISFDMAISLIVPMLALGFVSLFFASWMFRKKIQ, encoded by the coding sequence ATGGTTTGGATTTTTCAATTATTAGCTTTGATGAAAAAAGAGTTTTTAGCCATTTGGAGTGATAAAAAATCTAGAACTATTATTATAATTCCACCCTTAATGCAACTTTTTCTTTTTTCTTTTGCAGTTACCCTTGAAGTAAAAAATATAGATATTGCAGTTTTAGATAGGGACAATAGTGTAAAAAGCCAAGAGATAATAAGAAATTTATCTTATAGCAACTCTTTTACAAATATCTATAGATTAGATAGCCAAGAACAACTAAAAGAGTATATTGATACTCAAAAAGTTTTATTGGCTATCTCTATTCCTCAAAATTTCGCTCAAAAAATAGCAAAAGATGAAGATGTAACAATACAAATCATAGGCGATGGAAGAAAATCAAATAGCGCCCAGATTGCCCAAAGTTATGTGCAATTAGCTATTTCAAAAGTAGTAAACAATCAATCAATAGCAAACACAATAATAAACCGAAATTTATACAATCCAAACCTAGATAACTTTTGGTGGATACTTCCAAATCTAATGGGAAGTTTATCAATGCTAATCGCTTTATTATTAACAGCTTTATCAGTTGCAAGGGAGAGAGAATTAGGAACTTTTGAGCAACTTTTGGTTGCACCTCTTTCTTCAACTCTTTTAATAATTGGAAAAACAATTCCCCCTCTTTTGATAAGTGCAGTTGAAGCTATTATCATATATCTAGTGGCAATAACATATTTTGAAGTTCCCTTTGTAGGCTCAATGCTCATACTTTTTTTAGGATTATTAGCTTTTTTATTTTCAATAGTTGGACTTGGACTTTTTATCTCTTCAATCTCATCAACCCAACAACAAGGAATCCTAGGAGCTTTTGTGCTTATGGTTCCATATATTTTAATGTCAGGATTTGCAACACCTGTTGAAAATATGCCCCAATGGTTAATCCCATTTACAGATATTATCTCTTTAAAATATTTTTTGATTTTATTAAAAGGTGTATTCCTAAAAGATATAAGTTTTGATATGGCTATTTCACTAATAGTTCCAATGTTGGCGTTAGGGTTTGTATCTTTGTTTTTTGCCTCGTGGATGTTTAGGAAAAAGATTCAATAG